One window from the genome of Paraclostridium sordellii encodes:
- a CDS encoding protein adenylyltransferase SelO, with protein sequence MNTRENIKRMGWNLDNSYELLPSIFYSKINLNPVTSPKLVILNEPLANSLGLNIDELKSYEGIQILSGNEAIDKGSYIAQAYAGHQFGHFTMLGDGRALLIGEQITPSGERYDIQLKGSGKTPYSRGGDGRAVLGPMIREYIISEAMYGLKIPTTRSLAVVKTEEDIFRHKIQKGAVLTRIASSHIRFGTFQYASQFGGEKALKELAEYTIKRHYPNIEDDENKYLNLLNEVIKYHAYLVAKWQSVGFIHGVMNTDNMTISGETIDYGPCAFMDEYNENTVFSSIDTQGRYSYKNQPIMAEWNLCRFAETLLPLINENQDEAIKIAQDAISNFTELYYLNWMSNMRAKLGLFNEEAQDKAIIEDLLNMMEKYKEDFTNTFRNLTLNEFDDKEMYKSEEFKNWYKLWKERLNRQNQSSDLIHELMKSSNPAVIPRNHRVEEAIDAADRGDFDKMKKLIEVLSKPYEYSKEQEEYSKLPKPSSCPYRTYCGT encoded by the coding sequence ATGAATACAAGAGAAAATATTAAAAGAATGGGATGGAATCTAGATAATAGCTATGAGCTATTGCCAAGCATATTTTATAGCAAAATAAATTTAAATCCAGTTACTTCGCCTAAACTAGTTATTTTAAATGAACCTTTAGCAAATTCCTTAGGGTTAAATATAGATGAGCTTAAAAGCTACGAAGGAATTCAAATACTTTCAGGAAATGAAGCTATAGACAAGGGTTCATATATTGCTCAAGCTTATGCAGGACATCAATTTGGGCATTTTACAATGTTAGGAGATGGAAGAGCTTTATTAATTGGAGAACAAATAACTCCATCAGGAGAAAGATATGATATTCAACTTAAAGGGTCTGGAAAAACACCGTATTCTAGAGGTGGAGATGGAAGAGCTGTACTTGGACCTATGATTAGAGAATATATAATAAGTGAAGCCATGTATGGATTGAAAATACCGACAACAAGAAGTCTTGCAGTTGTAAAAACGGAAGAAGATATTTTTAGACATAAGATTCAAAAAGGAGCAGTCTTAACTCGTATAGCATCAAGCCATATTAGATTTGGAACATTCCAATATGCATCTCAGTTTGGAGGAGAAAAAGCATTAAAAGAGCTTGCTGAGTATACAATAAAAAGACATTATCCAAATATAGAAGATGATGAAAATAAATATTTAAATTTACTTAATGAAGTGATTAAATACCATGCATATCTTGTTGCTAAATGGCAATCTGTTGGGTTTATACATGGAGTTATGAATACAGATAACATGACTATTAGTGGTGAAACTATTGATTATGGGCCTTGTGCTTTTATGGATGAGTATAATGAAAATACAGTGTTTAGCTCAATTGATACTCAAGGTAGATACTCATATAAAAATCAACCAATTATGGCAGAATGGAATTTATGTAGATTTGCTGAAACACTATTACCTTTAATAAATGAGAATCAAGATGAAGCTATAAAAATAGCTCAAGATGCTATATCCAATTTTACTGAATTATACTATTTAAATTGGATGTCTAATATGAGAGCAAAACTTGGCTTGTTTAATGAGGAAGCACAAGATAAAGCTATAATAGAAGATTTACTTAACATGATGGAAAAATATAAGGAAGACTTTACAAATACTTTTAGAAATTTAACCCTTAATGAATTTGATGATAAAGAAATGTATAAAAGTGAAGAATTTAAAAATTGGTATAAGTTATGGAAAGAAAGACTTAATAGACAAAATCAATCAAGTGATTTAATACATGAATTAATGAAATCATCTAATCCAGCTGTAATTCCAAGAAATCATAGAGTTGAAGAAGCAATAGATGCAGCTGATAGAGGTGATTTTGATAAAATGAAAAAGCTTATTGAAGTTTTATCAAAACCATATGAATACTCAAAAGAACAAGAGGAGTATTCTAAGTTACCAAAGCCGTCAAGTTGTCCTTATAGAACTTACTGTGGAACTTAA
- a CDS encoding transglycosylase SLT domain-containing protein produces MKKIIYITIGIIILLVGGAFFTARTLIYPVKYTLDIKSIAKEYNLDPYLLASLGHFESRFDDKKYEKNSNNGIFRLSDQSAIKLAKELNINNFKPENLVDEKTSLKLGAYYISKYNNKDLDKTIQEWNVKNGEDDKFDRREYAHKYYLPKIEQNMKIFKILYPELNM; encoded by the coding sequence ATGAAAAAAATAATATATATTACTATAGGAATTATTATATTACTGGTTGGTGGTGCATTTTTTACTGCTAGAACATTAATATATCCTGTTAAATATACATTAGATATAAAAAGTATTGCAAAGGAATATAATTTAGATCCGTATTTATTAGCATCACTTGGACATTTTGAATCTAGATTTGATGATAAAAAGTATGAAAAGAACTCAAACAATGGAATTTTTAGACTTAGTGATCAATCTGCTATTAAATTAGCAAAGGAATTAAATATTAATAATTTTAAGCCTGAAAATCTTGTTGATGAAAAAACTAGTTTAAAGTTAGGTGCATATTATATATCTAAGTATAATAATAAAGATCTAGATAAGACAATACAGGAATGGAATGTAAAAAATGGTGAGGATGATAAATTTGATAGAAGAGAATATGCTCATAAATATTATCTTCCTAAAATAGAGCAAAATATGAAGATATTTAAAATATTATATCCAGAATTAAACATGTAA
- a CDS encoding N-acetylmannosamine-6-phosphate 2-epimerase, producing the protein MLDIIKNKLIVSCQALENEPLHSSFVMGKMAIAAKEGGAVAIRAQGVEDIKEIKRVTSLPIIGLIKRNYEDSDIYITPTKKEIDELLTTGCEMIALDATSRKRPNNESLKELIDYIKSKNILVMADISSYEEGIQAQELGVDCVSTTLAGYTPYTECLEGPNFDLMKNLVRDLEIPVIAEGKINTPQDLKDAYKTGIHSAVVGSAITRPQLITAKFAKAI; encoded by the coding sequence ATGTTAGATATTATTAAAAATAAGCTGATAGTATCATGCCAAGCTTTAGAAAATGAACCGCTACATAGTTCATTCGTAATGGGAAAAATGGCTATTGCGGCTAAAGAAGGTGGGGCTGTAGCAATTAGAGCTCAAGGAGTTGAAGATATAAAAGAAATTAAAAGAGTAACCTCACTTCCTATTATAGGACTCATAAAGCGAAATTACGAAGATTCAGATATATATATAACTCCTACAAAGAAAGAAATAGATGAGCTTTTAACTACAGGTTGTGAAATGATAGCATTAGATGCAACAAGTAGAAAAAGACCTAATAATGAAAGTTTAAAAGAGCTTATAGATTATATAAAATCAAAAAACATTTTAGTAATGGCAGATATATCAAGTTATGAAGAAGGTATACAAGCACAAGAATTAGGAGTAGATTGTGTATCGACAACACTAGCAGGATATACTCCTTATACAGAATGTTTAGAAGGACCAAATTTTGATTTAATGAAAAATCTTGTAAGAGATTTAGAAATACCTGTTATAGCAGAAGGAAAAATAAATACACCTCAAGATTTAAAAGATGCTTATAAAACGGGTATACATTCAGCAGTAGTAGGATCAGCTATTACAAGACCACAACTTATTACGGCAAAATTTGCAAAGGCAATATAA
- a CDS encoding sodium:solute symporter family protein, translating to MGGFTVVDFVILVVYLLAVLLAGLHFSKREMKGKEFFKGDGTIPWWVTSVSIFATLLSPISFLSLAGNSYGGTWILWFAQLGIFIAIPLTIKFFLPLYSRLDLDTAYQYLEIRYNSKGLRVLGALMFIVYQIGRMSIIMYLPSVVLAELTGISVNILIIAMGVIAIIYSYTGGLKSVLWTDFIQGMVLIVGVTGTLIYLIANINGGVGTVMETLTSGQKFLAQKEVIFDPNILKTSAFIIFVGAGLNTFSSYVSSQDVVQRFTTTTDLKQLKKMTYGNGVLSIVVATIFYLIGTCLFVFYSQNPELAQTVKQDQIFASYIAYQLPVGITGILLAAIYAASQSTLSTGLNSVATSWTLDIQTLINKDMSLERQTKIAQYISLGVGILSIGVSIVLANGEIKSAYEWFNSFMGLVLGVLAGIFVLGAFCKKATKLGAYIGFAVSAILVIYLKYNVPDVSSWAYSLITITTSVVVGQISSLIQLKLTNKVNKVDSESTIYYESN from the coding sequence ATGGGTGGTTTTACAGTTGTAGATTTTGTAATACTAGTAGTGTATTTATTAGCAGTGCTACTAGCAGGACTTCATTTTTCAAAGAGAGAGATGAAAGGAAAAGAGTTCTTTAAAGGTGATGGAACTATTCCTTGGTGGGTTACTTCTGTTTCAATCTTTGCGACACTTCTAAGTCCAATTTCATTTTTATCATTAGCAGGAAACTCATATGGTGGAACTTGGATTCTTTGGTTTGCACAATTAGGAATATTTATAGCAATACCTTTAACAATAAAATTCTTTTTACCATTATATAGTAGATTAGATTTAGATACAGCATATCAATATCTAGAAATAAGATACAATAGTAAAGGTCTTAGAGTTTTAGGAGCTTTAATGTTTATAGTATATCAAATAGGTCGTATGTCTATTATAATGTACTTGCCATCAGTTGTATTAGCTGAACTTACTGGAATATCAGTAAACATACTTATAATAGCAATGGGTGTAATAGCAATTATTTATTCATATACAGGTGGTTTAAAATCTGTTTTATGGACAGACTTTATTCAAGGTATGGTTCTTATAGTAGGGGTAACAGGAACATTAATCTACTTAATAGCAAACATAAACGGTGGAGTTGGAACTGTTATGGAAACTTTAACATCAGGGCAAAAATTCTTAGCTCAAAAAGAAGTTATTTTTGATCCGAATATATTAAAGACAAGTGCATTTATAATATTTGTAGGTGCAGGACTTAATACATTTTCATCTTATGTATCAAGTCAAGACGTAGTTCAAAGATTTACAACTACTACTGATTTAAAACAATTAAAGAAGATGACTTATGGAAACGGAGTACTATCAATAGTAGTTGCTACAATATTCTATTTAATAGGAACTTGTCTATTTGTATTTTACAGCCAAAATCCAGAACTAGCTCAAACAGTTAAACAAGACCAAATATTTGCTTCATACATAGCATATCAATTACCAGTAGGAATAACAGGTATATTATTAGCAGCTATATATGCAGCAAGTCAATCAACTTTATCTACTGGTCTTAACTCAGTAGCAACAAGCTGGACATTAGATATACAAACTCTTATAAATAAAGATATGAGTCTTGAAAGACAAACTAAAATAGCACAATATATCTCTCTTGGGGTAGGTATACTTTCAATAGGAGTGTCAATTGTATTAGCAAATGGAGAAATTAAATCAGCATATGAATGGTTTAATAGTTTCATGGGACTAGTTTTAGGAGTATTAGCTGGCATATTTGTACTTGGTGCATTTTGTAAGAAAGCTACTAAACTAGGTGCATATATAGGGTTTGCAGTATCAGCTATATTAGTTATATACTTAAAGTATAATGTTCCAGATGTTAGTTCTTGGGCATATTCTTTAATAACTATAACAACTTCTGTTGTAGTTGGGCAAATATCAAGTTTAATACAATTAAAACTTACTAATAAAGTTAATAAGGTTGATAGTGAATCTACAATATATTATGAATCTAACTAG
- a CDS encoding N-acetylneuraminate lyase, with product MKGIYSALLVSFDKDGNINEKGLRQIVRHNIDNCKVDGLYVGGSTGENFMLSTEEKKRIFEIAKDEAKNDVKLIAQVGSVNLKEAVELAKFTTDLGYDAISAVTPFYYKFDFQEIKHYYETIINSVDNKLIIYSIPFLTGVNMSLDQFGELFENEKIIGVKFTAADFYLLERMRKRFPDKLIYAGFDEMMLPATVLGVDGAIGSTFNVNGVRARQIFELAKEGKIKEALEIQHVTNDLITDILNNGLYQTIKAILEEQGVEAGYCRQPMKEATEEMIAKAKEMNKKYFQ from the coding sequence ATGAAAGGAATATATTCAGCGTTATTAGTATCATTTGATAAGGATGGAAACATAAACGAAAAGGGATTAAGACAAATAGTAAGACACAACATAGACAATTGTAAAGTAGATGGTCTTTATGTAGGAGGATCTACTGGAGAAAACTTCATGTTATCTACTGAAGAGAAAAAAAGAATTTTCGAAATAGCTAAAGACGAAGCTAAAAACGATGTTAAATTAATAGCTCAAGTTGGATCTGTTAATCTTAAAGAAGCTGTAGAACTTGCTAAGTTTACAACTGATTTAGGATACGATGCAATAAGTGCTGTTACTCCATTCTATTACAAATTTGATTTCCAAGAAATAAAGCACTACTATGAAACAATAATAAATTCTGTAGATAATAAATTAATAATATACTCAATACCATTCTTAACTGGAGTTAATATGAGTTTAGATCAATTTGGTGAGTTATTTGAGAATGAAAAGATAATAGGTGTTAAATTTACAGCAGCAGATTTCTACCTATTAGAAAGAATGAGAAAAAGATTCCCAGATAAATTAATATATGCAGGATTTGATGAAATGATGTTACCAGCTACTGTTCTTGGAGTAGATGGAGCTATAGGATCTACTTTTAACGTAAATGGTGTAAGAGCTAGACAAATATTTGAATTAGCTAAAGAAGGAAAAATAAAAGAAGCATTAGAAATACAACATGTTACTAATGATTTAATAACAGATATATTAAATAACGGACTATATCAAACAATAAAAGCAATACTTGAAGAGCAAGGGGTAGAAGCAGGTTATTGTAGACAACCTATGAAAGAAGCTACAGAAGAAATGATAGCAAAAGCGAAAGAGATGAATAAAAAGTACTTCCAATAA
- a CDS encoding FtsX-like permease family protein has product MVLFNIAKKNIEKNLKGYFLYFFSIVFTVGIYYAFKNLQYNPSIDSALSASSKASTAFNSASFIIALFSVLFIWYSNSFFIKKRKKEIGLYALLGIENKEIGLLLFFETLIIGTAALVIGIISGIIFSKLMLMILLKLIGLNLTIAFTISFKGIFDTFILFMIIFLVIACQSNRIIYKFKLIELFKASSVSEKVSKGSKLKATMSIILIGFGYINYLFVLKGMDLIIASMVTLVTVVIGTFLFFGSFMYFFIKKKKNKERIYYKGLNMIAISQLLYRIKSNARMLSIISILSATTLTAIGVSISTYFMSSQSVDKSAPFSYTLKMDNKNYIREFEEKLGKSTNHKLIDKAEFTYITKESSDKNDFGYFDEYEVISISNLNKLLNLKGKNTVEKIGDNEFIHIYPKENDFYHIESVAIKNNDNIMNLKLKYDLDEKLYNSMEPQNTIVVSDGMFKELESNNKLNNYYIYNISNQKDGEKFNRIVSDLTEKYAVGDYKKSVDSLVDSYYITFKDAFTTAGIMVFIGVFVGLVFLVCTGSVIFFKLLSEAHDEAPRYNILEKVGVDNGDIKLTVYKQVGVNFFVPLLVGSIHSIIANYVVCNMLGQNIAMVMGWTLIPYSIIYIIYYIITSKFYFDIVTKNN; this is encoded by the coding sequence ATGGTCTTATTTAATATAGCTAAAAAGAATATAGAGAAAAATTTAAAAGGATACTTCTTATACTTTTTTTCAATAGTATTTACGGTAGGTATATATTATGCATTTAAAAACTTACAATATAACCCAAGTATAGATAGTGCATTATCAGCTAGTAGCAAAGCATCTACTGCATTTAATTCAGCATCATTTATAATTGCTTTATTTTCAGTATTATTTATATGGTACTCAAATAGTTTCTTCATAAAGAAGAGGAAAAAAGAAATCGGATTATATGCACTTTTAGGAATTGAAAATAAAGAAATAGGGCTATTATTATTCTTTGAAACATTAATAATAGGAACTGCTGCACTAGTTATAGGTATAATATCTGGAATCATATTTTCAAAGCTTATGCTAATGATACTTCTGAAGCTTATTGGTTTAAATTTAACTATAGCATTTACTATATCATTCAAAGGAATATTTGATACATTTATACTTTTTATGATTATATTTTTGGTTATTGCTTGCCAGAGTAATAGGATTATATATAAATTTAAGCTTATAGAATTATTTAAGGCTTCAAGTGTATCCGAAAAAGTAAGTAAAGGTTCTAAATTAAAAGCAACAATGTCTATAATTCTGATAGGATTTGGATATATAAATTATCTTTTTGTTTTAAAAGGTATGGATTTAATTATTGCATCTATGGTTACATTAGTAACTGTAGTTATAGGTACATTTTTATTCTTTGGATCATTTATGTACTTTTTTATAAAGAAAAAGAAGAATAAAGAGAGAATTTATTATAAAGGTTTAAATATGATAGCTATATCTCAATTATTATATAGAATAAAAAGTAATGCAAGAATGCTATCTATAATATCAATATTGAGTGCTACAACTTTAACGGCAATAGGTGTATCTATTTCAACATATTTTATGAGCTCTCAAAGTGTAGATAAATCTGCTCCATTTTCATACACTTTAAAAATGGATAATAAAAATTATATAAGAGAATTTGAAGAAAAACTAGGTAAATCTACAAATCATAAATTAATTGATAAAGCTGAATTTACCTATATAACAAAAGAATCTAGTGATAAAAATGATTTTGGATACTTTGATGAGTATGAGGTTATATCAATATCTAATTTAAATAAGTTATTAAATTTAAAAGGTAAAAACACAGTAGAAAAAATAGGTGATAATGAGTTTATTCATATATATCCTAAAGAAAATGATTTTTATCATATAGAATCAGTAGCTATAAAAAATAATGACAATATTATGAACTTGAAACTTAAATATGATTTGGATGAAAAATTATATAACTCAATGGAACCTCAAAATACTATAGTTGTATCAGATGGAATGTTTAAAGAGTTAGAATCAAACAATAAATTAAATAATTACTATATATACAATATTTCTAATCAAAAAGATGGAGAAAAATTTAATAGAATAGTTTCTGATTTAACTGAAAAATATGCAGTTGGAGATTATAAAAAATCAGTAGATAGCTTAGTAGATTCTTACTATATTACATTTAAAGATGCATTTACAACAGCAGGGATAATGGTATTTATAGGAGTTTTCGTAGGATTAGTATTTTTAGTGTGTACTGGTAGTGTTATATTCTTTAAATTACTATCAGAAGCACATGACGAAGCACCTAGATATAATATATTGGAAAAAGTAGGAGTAGATAACGGTGATATAAAGTTAACTGTGTATAAGCAAGTTGGAGTGAATTTCTTTGTGCCTTTACTAGTGGGAAGTATTCATAGTATTATTGCAAATTATGTTGTTTGTAATATGTTAGGTCAAAATATTGCAATGGTAATGGGATGGACGCTTATACCATATTCAATAATTTATATAATTTACTATATAATTACATCAAAATTTTATTTTGATATAGTTACTAAAAATAATTAG
- a CDS encoding YhcH/YjgK/YiaL family protein produces the protein MIFGNIAHEKTYSNIEKDLLTCFEYAKNNSLVDLEKGSYAIDGEDIFVNIVEYETVEKEERFWEAHKKYIDIHYMLEGSERIDIGFIENLIQKEYKEKDDFLPLEGEANGYVTLEKGDFLICYPEDAHMTAIKVNEKSKVKKAIFKVILR, from the coding sequence ATGATATTTGGAAATATAGCACATGAGAAAACGTATTCTAACATAGAAAAGGATTTATTAACTTGTTTTGAATACGCAAAGAATAATTCATTAGTTGATTTAGAAAAAGGAAGCTATGCAATAGATGGAGAAGATATTTTCGTTAATATAGTAGAATATGAAACTGTTGAAAAAGAAGAAAGATTTTGGGAAGCACATAAAAAGTATATAGATATACACTATATGCTTGAAGGTAGTGAAAGAATAGATATTGGATTTATAGAAAATTTGATTCAAAAAGAATATAAAGAAAAAGATGATTTCTTACCTCTAGAAGGAGAAGCTAATGGATATGTTACTTTAGAAAAAGGAGATTTTCTAATTTGTTATCCAGAAGATGCTCATATGACAGCTATAAAAGTTAATGAAAAAAGTAAGGTAAAGAAAGCTATTTTCAAAGTTATTTTAAGATAG
- a CDS encoding chemotaxis protein yields MGFSESTSKTKILLESGTNELEIMEFTIAGELFGINVAKVREIMIAQEVKKMPNSHEVVEGVFKPRNDIITVIDLGKYLNLPKSQNTSNDIFIVTHFNKLNFAFHVETVVGIARVSWESIKKPDKVIYGGDEGVATGIAEYKDRLITILDFEKIVAEISPESSIQFEEIERLGNRKEYDKTILIVEDSMLLSKMIVECLHKAGYKNTIKVDNGQEAWDYLEEVKICGDPVKAHVSCIVSDIEMPLMDGHRLTKLVKDDSVLKDIPLILFSSLISEEMRIKGKSIGADEQITKPEIANLVSIIDRLTAN; encoded by the coding sequence ATGGGATTTTCAGAAAGTACAAGTAAAACAAAAATACTTTTGGAATCGGGAACTAACGAACTTGAAATTATGGAATTTACCATCGCAGGTGAATTATTCGGAATAAATGTAGCAAAAGTAAGAGAAATCATGATAGCTCAAGAAGTAAAGAAAATGCCTAATTCACATGAAGTAGTAGAAGGTGTGTTTAAGCCAAGAAATGACATTATTACAGTTATTGATTTAGGAAAATATTTAAATCTTCCTAAGTCTCAAAACACTAGTAATGATATTTTTATAGTTACACATTTTAATAAATTAAACTTCGCATTCCATGTTGAAACGGTAGTTGGAATTGCTAGAGTATCTTGGGAATCAATTAAAAAGCCGGATAAAGTTATATATGGCGGAGATGAAGGAGTAGCAACAGGTATAGCAGAATATAAAGATAGACTTATAACTATACTAGACTTTGAAAAAATTGTTGCAGAAATAAGTCCTGAGTCAAGTATACAATTTGAAGAAATAGAAAGACTAGGTAATCGTAAAGAGTATGATAAAACTATTTTAATAGTTGAAGACTCTATGTTACTTTCTAAGATGATTGTAGAATGTTTACATAAAGCTGGTTATAAAAATACAATTAAGGTTGATAATGGTCAGGAAGCATGGGATTATTTAGAAGAAGTTAAAATTTGTGGAGATCCAGTTAAAGCTCATGTTTCTTGTATAGTTTCAGATATTGAGATGCCTTTAATGGATGGTCATAGATTAACAAAACTTGTTAAAGATGATAGTGTCTTAAAAGATATACCACTTATATTATTCTCTTCATTAATAAGTGAAGAAATGCGTATAAAAGGTAAGTCAATAGGAGCTGATGAACAAATAACTAAACCAGAAATAGCTAATCTTGTTAGTATCATAGATAGGTTAACTGCAAATTAA
- a CDS encoding patatin-like phospholipase family protein — MNKIGLILEGGGMRGIYTAGVLDFFIEKDIEVDIAIGVSAGSCHASSYLSKQYKRAFHATIDYINDKNYISLRNLIKTGSIFGMEFMFDTIPNKLNIYDHEAFNKSNSKFVVVTTNCETGNPEYFELTDLKKEITYMQASCSIPMFANIVEIDGYKLVDGGVADSIPIEYALNQGYKKNIVVLTRDKTYKKSKQKFTSIVKRKYKKYPKLVKAIENRHINYNKSLELVSTLEAKGDVLVIRPKNPVKVSQVEKNIDKLTALYNEGYNDAKELYSDILNFINPSHSQI, encoded by the coding sequence ATGAATAAAATAGGATTAATATTAGAAGGTGGCGGTATGAGAGGCATATATACTGCTGGTGTGTTGGATTTCTTTATAGAAAAAGATATAGAAGTAGATATAGCAATTGGTGTTTCTGCTGGAAGTTGTCACGCTTCATCTTATTTATCAAAACAATATAAAAGAGCCTTTCATGCTACTATTGACTATATAAATGATAAAAACTATATAAGTCTTAGAAACTTAATTAAAACAGGGTCTATATTTGGTATGGAGTTTATGTTTGACACTATACCCAATAAACTAAATATATATGATCATGAAGCCTTTAATAAATCTAACTCTAAGTTTGTAGTGGTTACTACAAACTGCGAAACAGGAAATCCTGAGTATTTTGAATTGACAGATTTGAAAAAAGAAATAACATATATGCAGGCATCTTGTTCCATTCCAATGTTTGCAAATATAGTTGAAATTGATGGCTATAAATTAGTAGATGGTGGAGTTGCTGATTCAATTCCAATAGAGTATGCATTGAATCAAGGCTATAAAAAAAATATAGTAGTTCTAACTAGAGATAAGACTTATAAAAAAAGTAAACAAAAATTTACATCTATAGTAAAAAGAAAATATAAAAAATATCCTAAACTTGTAAAAGCCATTGAAAATAGACATATAAACTACAATAAAAGTCTTGAATTAGTAAGCACTCTTGAGGCTAAAGGAGATGTTCTTGTTATAAGACCTAAAAATCCAGTTAAAGTTAGTCAGGTTGAGAAAAATATTGATAAGCTTACGGCTTTATACAATGAAGGTTACAACGACGCAAAAGAATTATACAGTGATATATTAAATTTTATAAACCCTTCACATTCCCAAATTTAG
- a CDS encoding ROK family protein, with protein MKKFICIDIGGTSIKYGVLNEDGSIITKDCMDTKALEEGGIGILEKIKYIVKKYINDYSIEGICISTAGMVDPNEGKIIYSLEELIPGYTGMEIKKEVEEEFKIRCEVENDVNCAGLGEIWLGAGKGSSSAVCMTIGTGIGGCVIINNRLISGFSNSAGEIGYMNVDGKRFQDLASTTSLVKRVAKAKGISEKDLNGKIIFEMAKNKDEDCLKEIDYMIKSLAIGIANLCYVTNPEVIILGGGIMAQGEFIKKRLKDALSQELIKNIYDNTRIEFAKKQNDAGMIGALYNFLNKI; from the coding sequence ATGAAAAAATTTATTTGTATAGATATAGGTGGGACTTCTATAAAGTATGGGGTTTTAAATGAAGATGGAAGTATAATAACTAAAGATTGCATGGATACAAAAGCATTAGAAGAAGGTGGAATAGGAATTTTAGAAAAAATTAAATATATAGTAAAAAAATATATTAATGATTATAGTATAGAAGGTATTTGTATATCTACAGCTGGAATGGTAGACCCAAATGAAGGTAAAATAATATATTCATTAGAGGAATTAATACCTGGGTATACAGGTATGGAAATAAAGAAGGAAGTTGAAGAAGAATTTAAAATAAGATGTGAGGTTGAAAATGATGTGAACTGTGCTGGATTAGGAGAAATTTGGTTAGGAGCTGGTAAAGGCAGTAGTTCAGCAGTTTGTATGACTATAGGAACAGGTATAGGTGGTTGTGTAATTATAAATAATAGATTAATATCTGGATTTAGTAATAGTGCAGGTGAGATAGGTTATATGAATGTAGATGGTAAAAGATTTCAAGATTTAGCATCTACAACTAGTCTAGTAAAAAGGGTAGCTAAAGCGAAGGGGATATCTGAAAAAGATTTAAATGGAAAAATAATATTTGAAATGGCTAAAAATAAAGATGAGGATTGTTTAAAAGAAATTGATTATATGATAAAATCATTAGCAATTGGAATCGCAAATTTATGCTATGTAACAAATCCTGAAGTTATTATTTTAGGAGGAGGCATAATGGCTCAAGGGGAGTTTATAAAAAAGAGGTTAAAGGATGCTTTAAGTCAAGAACTTATAAAAAATATTTATGATAATACAAGAATAGAATTTGCTAAAAAACAAAACGATGCAGGTATGATAGGAGCATTGTACAATTTTTTAAATAAAATATAA